In one Umezawaea sp. Da 62-37 genomic region, the following are encoded:
- the eccCa gene encoding type VII secretion protein EccCa has product MSTLQFKRTPRLAAPRPPGGEVHLEPPPEVPRVIPGNVMMKALPVVMIASSVGMMVLMFSTGSRAPAAMIMPGMMMISTVGMMAGGMGGGKGQKKAEMNEDRKDYLRYLGQMRDRAREAADEQRAEREWVHPDPQMLWSLATTRRMWERRQNDPDFCHLRAGRGSQRLATRLVPPQTGPVEELEPIATLALRRFVRAHSLVPELPISIALRGFAAVGLIGDTEIKRGLARALLAQLATFHCPDDLLIAVVTTGRTKSQWEWAKWLPHVQHPAIVDGIGQMRMMAGSLAEVEQMLDEQLRERQRFTRNAPPPADQPHIVIVIDDGDVTREEQILLEEGLVGVTLLDLSESLGNLTARRGLRLVIEDDKLGARSASGVEWFGRPDWLSLVEAEALARRLSPYRVGGVDTGGSEEDPLSMSNNPPLLEFLSIPGDPMTFDVQQAWRPRPVRDRYRVPFGIGEFGQQVELDIKESAMEGMGPHGLCIGATGSGKSEFLRTLVLGMLATHSSTSLNMILVDFKGGATFLGLDKAPHVAATITNLAGDLTLVDRMKDAIAGEVSRRQEVLAKGNYKNVWDYEKARENGADLDPLPALFICIDEFSEMLTAKPDFIDIFLQIGRVGRSLQIHMLLASQRLEEGKLRGLDTFLSYRIGLKTFSAAESRAAIGVPDAYELPPIPGSGYLGIQGSPLVRFKSLYVSGPYRPAGMQVAGPSSAVSGDKRPRYFVPDYIEIPKEPVKPVQVVEEKKEDSNEPSQLEVIVNKLVGQGPPAHEVWLPPLNEPPSLDTMLPPLQATEDRGLTAPGFVTNGKLQVAIGVVDKPFEQRRDLLWADFSGAAGHGAIVGGPQSGKSMMLRTLIASMALTHTPQEVQFYCLDLGGGTLAALERMPHVGGFASRLDVDKARRMIAELAGIISERERRFRAQGIDSMVEFRNRKRRGEINDDLFGDAFLVVDGWMNFRQEFETLEPQVQALAAQGLSYGVHVVIAANRWAEIRPAMKDLLGTRFELRLGDPSESDVDRKVAVNIPPGRPGRGLSPQKLHFLTALPRIDASSDPTNVAAGIGDLITKVTQSWRGPHAPAVRLLPDLLPYNQFMAQVEQLRPNRGHMVPIGVDEDELAPVYLDFDNDPHFMSLADGESGKTGMLRAIVRGIMTHYTSNEALILLVDYRRTMLGFIDTDHLLSYAVSSAQLNDMIKDVRGSMLGRLPGPDVTQDQLRNRSWWKGPELFIVVDDYDLVAPQGGQNPLQPLAEFIPQAKDVGLHVIVVRRMGGASRAMFDPIIGKLKEIASPFMIGSGSKEEGNLVGNLKPSPQPPGRGTLVTRKNGQQRMQFSWVDPE; this is encoded by the coding sequence GTGAGCACGCTGCAGTTCAAGCGAACGCCACGCCTTGCTGCTCCACGGCCACCCGGCGGGGAAGTCCACCTCGAACCACCGCCCGAGGTGCCGAGGGTGATTCCCGGCAACGTCATGATGAAGGCGCTGCCCGTCGTCATGATCGCGTCGTCCGTCGGGATGATGGTGCTGATGTTCAGCACCGGCTCGCGGGCGCCCGCCGCCATGATCATGCCGGGCATGATGATGATCTCGACCGTCGGCATGATGGCCGGCGGCATGGGTGGCGGCAAGGGCCAGAAGAAGGCCGAGATGAACGAGGACCGCAAGGACTACCTGCGGTACCTCGGTCAGATGCGGGACCGCGCCCGCGAGGCCGCCGACGAGCAGCGCGCGGAGCGCGAGTGGGTCCACCCCGACCCGCAGATGCTGTGGTCGCTCGCCACCACCCGCCGGATGTGGGAACGCAGGCAGAACGACCCTGATTTCTGCCACCTGCGCGCGGGCCGCGGCTCGCAGCGGCTCGCGACCAGGCTGGTGCCGCCGCAGACCGGCCCCGTCGAGGAGCTCGAACCGATCGCGACGCTGGCGCTGCGCCGCTTCGTGCGCGCCCACTCGCTCGTGCCCGAGCTGCCGATCTCGATCGCGCTGCGCGGGTTCGCCGCGGTCGGCCTGATCGGCGACACCGAGATCAAGCGCGGACTGGCCAGGGCGCTGCTCGCCCAGCTCGCCACGTTCCACTGCCCGGACGACCTGCTGATCGCCGTGGTCACCACCGGCCGCACCAAGTCCCAGTGGGAATGGGCGAAGTGGCTGCCGCACGTCCAGCACCCGGCGATCGTGGACGGCATCGGCCAGATGCGGATGATGGCCGGCTCGCTGGCCGAGGTCGAGCAGATGCTCGACGAGCAGCTCCGCGAGCGGCAGCGGTTCACCCGCAACGCCCCGCCGCCCGCCGACCAGCCGCACATCGTGATCGTGATCGACGACGGCGACGTGACCCGCGAAGAGCAGATCCTGCTCGAAGAGGGCCTCGTCGGCGTGACGCTGCTCGACCTGTCGGAGTCGCTGGGCAACCTGACCGCGCGCCGCGGCCTGCGCCTGGTGATCGAGGACGACAAGCTCGGCGCCCGCAGCGCCAGCGGCGTCGAGTGGTTCGGCCGCCCGGACTGGCTGAGCCTCGTCGAGGCCGAGGCGCTGGCCCGCCGCCTCTCGCCCTACCGGGTCGGCGGCGTCGACACCGGTGGCAGCGAGGAGGACCCGCTGTCGATGAGCAACAACCCGCCGCTGCTGGAGTTCCTCTCCATCCCCGGCGACCCGATGACCTTCGACGTGCAGCAGGCGTGGCGGCCCCGGCCGGTGCGCGACCGCTACCGGGTGCCGTTCGGCATCGGCGAGTTCGGTCAGCAGGTCGAGCTGGACATCAAGGAATCGGCCATGGAGGGCATGGGCCCGCACGGCCTGTGCATCGGCGCGACCGGTTCCGGCAAGTCGGAGTTCCTCCGCACGCTGGTGCTGGGCATGCTGGCCACGCACTCGTCGACCTCGCTCAACATGATCCTGGTCGACTTCAAGGGTGGCGCCACGTTCCTCGGTCTGGACAAGGCGCCGCACGTCGCCGCGACGATCACCAACCTCGCGGGCGACCTGACGCTGGTCGACCGCATGAAGGACGCCATCGCGGGCGAGGTGTCCCGCCGCCAGGAGGTGCTGGCGAAGGGCAACTACAAGAACGTCTGGGACTACGAGAAGGCCCGTGAGAACGGCGCCGACCTCGACCCGCTGCCCGCGCTGTTCATCTGCATCGACGAGTTCTCCGAGATGCTGACGGCCAAGCCGGACTTCATCGACATCTTCCTCCAGATCGGCCGGGTCGGCCGCTCGCTGCAGATCCACATGCTCCTCGCCTCGCAGCGCCTCGAAGAGGGCAAGCTGCGCGGCCTCGACACGTTCCTGTCCTACCGGATCGGCCTGAAGACGTTCTCCGCCGCCGAGTCGCGCGCCGCGATCGGCGTGCCGGACGCCTACGAGCTGCCGCCCATCCCCGGTTCCGGCTACCTGGGCATCCAGGGTTCGCCGCTGGTCCGGTTCAAGTCGCTCTACGTGTCCGGCCCGTACCGGCCCGCGGGCATGCAGGTCGCGGGGCCCTCCTCCGCGGTCAGCGGCGACAAGCGGCCGCGCTACTTCGTGCCCGACTACATCGAGATCCCCAAGGAACCGGTGAAGCCGGTCCAGGTCGTGGAGGAGAAGAAGGAGGACAGCAACGAGCCGAGCCAGCTCGAGGTCATCGTCAACAAGCTCGTCGGCCAGGGTCCTCCCGCGCACGAGGTGTGGCTGCCCCCGCTGAACGAGCCGCCGTCGCTGGACACGATGCTGCCGCCGTTGCAGGCCACCGAGGACCGCGGTCTGACCGCGCCCGGCTTCGTCACCAACGGCAAGCTCCAGGTCGCGATCGGCGTCGTGGACAAGCCGTTCGAACAGCGCCGCGACCTGCTCTGGGCGGACTTCTCCGGCGCCGCCGGTCACGGCGCGATCGTCGGCGGCCCGCAGTCGGGCAAGTCGATGATGCTGCGCACGCTGATCGCGTCGATGGCGTTGACGCACACCCCGCAGGAGGTGCAGTTCTACTGCCTCGACCTCGGTGGTGGCACGCTCGCCGCGCTGGAGCGGATGCCGCACGTCGGCGGCTTCGCCAGCAGGCTCGACGTGGACAAGGCCCGCCGCATGATCGCGGAACTCGCGGGCATCATCTCCGAGCGCGAGCGCCGGTTCCGCGCGCAGGGCATCGACTCGATGGTCGAGTTCCGCAACCGCAAGCGCCGCGGCGAGATCAACGACGACCTGTTCGGCGACGCGTTCCTGGTCGTCGACGGCTGGATGAACTTCCGGCAGGAGTTCGAGACGCTCGAACCGCAGGTGCAGGCGCTCGCCGCGCAGGGCCTGTCCTACGGCGTGCACGTCGTCATCGCCGCCAACCGGTGGGCGGAGATCCGGCCCGCCATGAAGGACCTGCTGGGCACGAGGTTCGAACTGCGCCTCGGCGACCCGTCGGAGTCCGATGTGGACCGCAAGGTCGCGGTCAACATCCCGCCCGGCAGGCCCGGACGCGGACTTTCCCCGCAGAAGCTGCACTTCCTCACCGCGCTGCCGCGCATCGACGCCTCGTCGGACCCGACGAACGTCGCGGCGGGCATCGGGGACCTGATCACCAAGGTCACCCAGTCCTGGCGCGGGCCGCACGCGCCCGCCGTCCGCCTGCTGCCGGACCTGTTGCCGTACAACCAGTTCATGGCCCAGGTCGAGCAGCTCCGCCCGAACCGCGGCCACATGGTCCCGATCGGCGTGGACGAGGACGAGCTGGCCCCGGTCTACCTGGACTTCGACAACGACCCGCACTTCATGTCGCTGGCCGACGGCGAGTCCGGCAAGACCGGCATGCTCCGCGCGATCGTGCGCGGCATCATGACGCACTACACGTCGAACGAGGCGCTGATCCTGCTCGTCGACTACCGCCGCACGATGCTCGGGTTCATCGATACCGACCACCTGCTCAGCTACGCGGTGTCCTCGGCCCAGCTGAACGACATGATCAAGGACGTCCGGGGCTCGATGCTCGGCCGCCTGCCCGGCCCCGACGTCACCCAGGACCAGCTGCGCAACCGGTCCTGGTGGAAGGGCCCTGAGCTGTTCATCGTCGTCGACGACTACGACCTCGTCGCACCGCAGGGCGGCCAGAACCCGTTGCAGCCGTTGGCGGAGTTCATCCCGCAGGCGAAGGACGTCGGTCTGCACGTCATCGTCGTGCGCCGCATGGGTGGCGCGTCCCGCGCGATGTTCGACCCGATCATCGGCAAGCTGAAGGAGATCGCGTCGCCGTTCATGATCGGCAGCGGTAGCAAGGAGGAGGGCAACCTCGTCGGCAACCTGAAGCCGTCTCCGCAGCCGCCGGGCCGAGGAACGCTGGTCACCCGCAAGAACGGCCAGCAGCGCATGCAGTTCTCCTGGGTCGACCCGGAGTAG
- the eccD gene encoding type VII secretion integral membrane protein EccD, which translates to MATGTTVFSRVTVVAPRTRIDVALPADVAVADLLPMLLDMAKEATPDGGVRHGGWCLAKLGDSPLDPGRTLASLGVVDGDLLQLRRRNENPPPPLYDDVVDAIAESNPDSFRPWTKETARRYGHIAGALALIASAVSLFLAGGVSGGSSLAVAITAGVTAVVAIAAGAVVARSYTAVDTGVLIAAAGALPMSFVSGLYTVPGQLGRPNLLLASVLVLIFASAAIMLIGQGITVFVAAATAAGLGAIAFLAATLIAHPVQGIAAAAAAFSLAALSVLPRITIQLAKLPLPTVPGSAEDLKEDTGFPEYAVIERRTAIAHEYMTGMIVGSGVVAAVSAIIAASDGSVFGPLLGGAVTLVLMLRGRAYANGAQAVALLGCGMLSGAGLLLGWMMEASPSTRLLYTFGAFVVAAIAALVLGVIFPNQKFSPVLRRTVDVLEGVLIASVLPLALAVMDLYTVMRQLIAP; encoded by the coding sequence GTGGCGACCGGTACGACGGTGTTCAGCCGGGTGACGGTGGTTGCGCCGCGAACGCGCATCGACGTCGCGCTGCCGGCCGACGTGGCGGTGGCCGACCTGCTGCCGATGCTGCTGGACATGGCCAAGGAGGCCACTCCGGACGGCGGCGTGCGGCACGGCGGGTGGTGCCTGGCGAAACTGGGCGACAGCCCTCTCGACCCCGGCCGCACGCTCGCGTCGCTCGGCGTGGTCGACGGCGACCTGCTCCAGCTGCGGCGGCGCAACGAGAACCCGCCGCCCCCGCTGTACGACGACGTGGTCGACGCCATCGCGGAGTCCAACCCGGACAGCTTCCGGCCGTGGACGAAGGAGACGGCGCGGCGCTACGGCCACATCGCGGGCGCGCTCGCGCTCATCGCCTCCGCCGTGTCGCTGTTCCTCGCGGGCGGCGTCTCGGGTGGCAGCAGCCTGGCCGTCGCGATCACGGCCGGTGTCACGGCCGTCGTCGCGATCGCCGCGGGCGCGGTGGTGGCCAGGTCCTACACCGCGGTCGACACGGGTGTGCTGATCGCCGCGGCGGGCGCGCTGCCGATGAGCTTCGTGTCCGGCCTCTACACCGTGCCCGGCCAGCTGGGCAGGCCGAACCTGCTGCTGGCCAGCGTGCTCGTGCTGATCTTCGCCTCGGCCGCCATCATGCTGATCGGCCAGGGCATCACGGTGTTCGTGGCGGCCGCGACCGCCGCGGGCCTCGGCGCCATCGCGTTCCTGGCGGCCACGCTGATCGCGCACCCGGTGCAGGGCATCGCGGCGGCGGCGGCCGCGTTCTCGCTGGCGGCGCTGTCGGTGCTGCCGCGGATCACGATCCAGCTGGCGAAGCTGCCGCTGCCGACCGTGCCGGGCAGTGCCGAGGACCTCAAGGAGGACACCGGCTTCCCGGAGTACGCGGTCATCGAGCGGCGCACCGCCATCGCCCACGAGTACATGACCGGCATGATCGTCGGCAGCGGCGTGGTGGCGGCCGTGTCCGCCATCATCGCGGCCTCCGACGGCTCGGTGTTCGGCCCGCTGCTCGGCGGCGCCGTGACCCTCGTGCTGATGCTGCGCGGCCGGGCCTACGCCAACGGCGCGCAGGCCGTGGCGCTGCTCGGCTGCGGCATGCTGTCCGGCGCGGGCCTGCTGCTCGGCTGGATGATGGAGGCGTCGCCCTCCACCCGGCTGCTCTACACGTTCGGCGCTTTCGTCGTCGCCGCGATCGCGGCCCTCGTGCTCGGCGTGATCTTCCCGAACCAGAAGTTCTCGCCGGTGCTGCGCCGGACCGTGGACGTGCTGGAGGGTGTGCTGATCGCCTCCGTCCTGCCGCTCGCGCTGGCAGTGATGGACCTCTACACCGTGATGCGCCAACTCATCGCGCCCTGA
- the mycP gene encoding type VII secretion-associated serine protease mycosin, whose translation MRVSRTVKKAAATAATALLLVTGPLALAPAVAAARAAQPARPNSEPPAVDRSLLDQPKEPEPDVKYSKNAKGCIASDTGNRIVAPKPHAQMVLRLDDAHRFATGKGVKIAIIDTGVEEHPRLKGRVEAGGDYVLAAEKGTTDCDGHGTEVAGVAAASRDESTGFVGAAPDAQILAIRQTSDRYEFKDTTGADSRKSAGKVTTLALAIVRAVDKGADVINISLTSCDTPKEPSTGERKLQAAIDWAVNEKNVVIVTAAGNIGTDGTGCPEQNDNQNTETVKVVASPPWYSKDVLSVASINDRGEPSAFSVWGPWVSIAAPGEDITTLDPKGQGLTNANADERGALTSIQGTSFASPYVAGIAALVRERFPNLTARQVMDRLTMTAQHPGNPNGKDHKVGAGMINPVAALTAELPSERAGAVAPEIKPLNTDLGPGNHKDMTPLIVALSGTGIGVGLLLLTLFVVHTVNRNRGRSVVRRI comes from the coding sequence ATGCGTGTTTCCCGCACCGTCAAGAAGGCGGCCGCCACGGCGGCCACCGCGCTGCTGCTCGTGACCGGCCCGCTGGCGCTCGCCCCCGCGGTCGCCGCGGCCCGGGCCGCGCAGCCCGCCCGCCCCAACTCCGAGCCGCCCGCCGTCGACCGCTCCCTCCTGGACCAGCCGAAGGAGCCGGAGCCGGACGTCAAGTACTCGAAGAACGCCAAGGGGTGCATCGCGTCGGACACCGGCAACCGCATCGTGGCGCCGAAACCGCACGCGCAGATGGTGCTGCGGCTGGACGACGCGCACCGGTTCGCCACCGGCAAGGGCGTGAAGATCGCGATCATCGACACCGGCGTCGAGGAGCACCCCCGGCTCAAGGGCCGGGTCGAGGCGGGCGGCGACTACGTCCTCGCCGCGGAGAAGGGCACCACCGACTGCGACGGCCACGGCACCGAGGTGGCGGGCGTGGCCGCGGCCAGCCGCGACGAGTCGACCGGGTTCGTCGGCGCGGCACCGGACGCCCAGATCCTGGCCATCCGGCAGACCAGCGACCGGTACGAGTTCAAGGACACCACCGGGGCGGACTCCCGCAAGTCCGCGGGCAAGGTCACCACGCTCGCGCTGGCGATCGTCCGCGCTGTCGACAAGGGCGCCGACGTCATCAACATCTCGCTGACCTCGTGCGACACCCCCAAGGAGCCGAGCACGGGCGAGCGCAAGCTCCAGGCCGCCATCGACTGGGCGGTGAACGAGAAGAACGTCGTCATCGTGACCGCCGCGGGCAACATCGGCACCGACGGCACGGGCTGCCCCGAGCAGAACGACAACCAGAACACCGAGACCGTCAAGGTCGTCGCCTCGCCGCCCTGGTACAGCAAGGACGTGCTGTCCGTCGCGTCCATCAACGACCGCGGCGAACCGTCCGCGTTCAGCGTGTGGGGCCCGTGGGTCAGCATCGCGGCGCCGGGCGAGGACATCACCACCCTCGACCCCAAGGGCCAGGGCCTGACCAACGCCAACGCCGACGAACGCGGCGCCCTCACCAGCATCCAGGGCACCAGTTTCGCGTCGCCCTACGTCGCGGGCATCGCCGCGCTCGTGCGCGAGCGCTTCCCGAACCTCACCGCCCGCCAGGTGATGGACCGGCTCACGATGACCGCCCAGCACCCCGGCAACCCGAACGGCAAGGACCACAAGGTCGGCGCGGGCATGATCAACCCCGTCGCCGCCCTCACCGCCGAACTGCCGTCGGAGCGCGCGGGCGCGGTCGCCCCCGAGATCAAGCCGCTGAACACGGACCTCGGGCCCGGCAACCACAAGGACATGACCCCGCTCATCGTGGCGCTGTCCGGCACCGGCATCGGCGTCGGCCTGCTCCTGCTGACGCTGTTCGTGGTCCACACCGTGAACAGGAACCGCGGGCGGTCGGTCGTCCGCCGGATCTGA